The sequence CAGATCTGGCGGGACAGTTAGAGTGGGTAGTAGAAGAAGATTCACATGGAAGTGATCATTTCCCAACAATGATAGCTTTTCCCGGCGAGATGAGACAATAAAAATCAAGGCCAAAGTGGAAAATAGAGGATGCTGACTGGGATGCTTAACGCTACGGTGAGATTTGCATGCATAAGTGATCCTCAAGATCAAATTCGAGAGATTACACAGGCTATATTGAAAGCAGCAGACGTAAGCATACCTAAAACGAAAGGATACAAGGGGAAACGACGCACTCCTTGGTGGAACAACGAAGTTGCCGCAGCCATAAAGAGTCGAAGGAAAGCACTACGTAAGCTGAAGTCGCAGAGCACCGATTGTagtaataaagaagaaagggcTAGGGTGTTTAGAGAAACCAGTGAAGTGTCTCGTAATATAGTGAATAGCGCGAAGAAGAAAAGTTGGGAAGCATTTGCAGGAAGCTTCACATCTCAGACCCCAGTTAAAGAAATGTGGAAGAAATATCGTCTTATTGAGGGAAAAAGAAAAAGTGGAGTTATTAGTGCTATAGTGTATAAAGGTGAAACAGCTAAGGATGATAAGGACATCGCCAATTGTCTAGCAGACTCTTTTGAAGAAATCTCTAGCAACGAATCCTACAATGAGGACTTCACGACGTGGAAGGAAACTCTAGAGGCGGAAAAATTTACATTCAATGAAAATACAAACGCAGCGTACAACCAGGACTATACGTACTACGAACTTGAAGAAGCCCTTGAAGGTCTAAAGGGTTCCTCACCAGGAATGGACGGAATACATTACGCGATGATCACCAACCTGCCAACAGACTGTAAAATCCAGCTTCTAGAAGCATACAATCGCATATGGAGACAGGGTATCTTCCCATCTGAGTGGACACGTTCTATGGTAGTGCCAATCTATAAAGGAAAAGGCCTGAACTCAAACCCCCAGAACTATCGTCCAATATATCTAAATTCATGCATATGCAAAGTGATGGAACGCATGATTAATAATCGATTGACCCATGTACTAGAGACTGAAGAACTTATCGGCGAGAATCAATACGCATTCAGGAAGGGAAAAACGACAGCAGACCACCTTGCTTCCCTAGAGGAGACCATCGATGAGGCGTTGAGTAAGCACCATTACGCGCAAGTAGTTTTCATGGATGTTACCAAAGCATATGATACAACGTGGAGACGCCTTATACTTCAACGGCTTAAGGAATGGAATGTTGATGGCGCTATGCTGAGATTTTTAACAAAGATGCTAGAAAAAAGGACATTCCGAGTTCTGGCAAATGGGACGTTATCCGACGAAAAACAATGGAGACAGGATTATGCCAGGGGTCTGTGCTTAGTGTGACTTTACTCCTTATCGCCATCGATACAATATCACAGTTCCTGCCACGTAACGTAAAGTGTTTAATCTACGCAGATGATGTAATCCTCATTGCCACAGGAGAAAATATAGGAATTACGCAAGCATGCTTACAGGCAGCTCTAACAGAAATTGAGGAGTGGCAGAGAAAGACTGGCTATAAAGTATCTGCTGAGAAAAGTGCAACAGTAATTTTTCGACGCGCTCGATCCCGCAAACCCAAGATACCCAACCCACTTCAGCTGAACGAGAACAGTATTCCACTGAAAACAAGTCATAAATGCTTGGGAGTGACATTCGACTGCTACATGAAGTTTCGGAAACACGCAGAAGAAGTGAAAGCTGTATGCCAGCAACGAATCAATTTCATTAGAAGCATAACTTCAAGAACATGGGGAGGAGACAGAAATACCCTAATTAAAATCTACCGGGCAACAGTATTGGAAAAAATTTTGTATGCTGCTCCAATATTATCTAGAATGGACAACGAGGGAATTAAGTTATTGGAAACAACTCACAATGCGGGATTAAGAGCATTAGTGGGCGCTTTTCGAACCAGCCCAGTTACCAGCCTACAAGTGGAAACCGGAATTCCAAGCTTGAAAACACTCCTAGCACAACGAACGGCGATCTATGTAGCACGCAAACGAGGAATCAGTAGGCCAATCGATGGTGAAGTTGATGAATCGTGCAGAAATCTCATTAGTGACGAGGAAGATAGTTCTGGCGAAGAATGGGGAATAGTACCTAGCAGGAAGGATACTGCCACAACAAGAGGAACCAAGGTCATTGAAGAATTGCAGCTAACATTGCCACCCATAATGACCTTTAGCCGCCCACACGTTGCACCTTGGGAGAGAAAGTCTGTCCAAACGGACAGGTGCCTGTACACCTTAAGTAAAAAAGGAGCGCAACCAATAGAACTGCGACGAAAATTCTGCAaaatgaaaaatacaaaatacagaATACACTCAGCAATATATACAGACGGCTCGAAGAAAGACGAAAGATGTGGTTTCAGTGTAGTTAGCAGGGATCTGATAATACGCAAACGCATAAACGATAGAAGTAGCATTTTTACTGCGGAAAGCTTGGCTGTCAAAGAAGCGTTATCCTGGGTGGCAAGTCAAGAGCGCGTTGGGGCCTACATTATTTGTACTGACTCCATGAGTGTGCTGACTACGTTAGAGAAGAGGCGAATCAACAGTAAGTGGAAGGATGATGTGATTAACATAAGTAACAAAATCAAACTCAAAGGAACCGAAGTTGTACTCTGCTGGGTACCAAGTCACATTGGAATAGCAGGAAACGAGAAGGCAGATGAGGAAGCAAAGAGAGCACTCGAGATTGAACGGATAGGAAGCAACGTGATGGATATTAATGAAGCtagaacaataataaaaaaccaGTTCAACTATAAGTGGCAAGCAGAGTGGACGTCTACCAGGAACAACAAGCTAAGGGAAGTCAAGCAAGGAGTCGTACCTTACAAAAAGGCAATAGGGAAAACAAGAAAAGAAAGTGTGATTTTAGCTAGGCTTAGAATAGGACACACGTTACTAACGCATAAATATTTGTTGGACAAAGAGGATCCACCTTTATGTAGAATTTGCAACAACTTGTTAACGGTGAAGCATATTTTTGTGAACTGTTTGGAGTTAGGCCGTAAACGACAGGAAATTGGTTTACCAGATAATTTAAAAGAAGCACTAGCCGATGATGAAGAAGCAGCaggaaaagaatttttgaaggagatAAACTTACTAAACGAAATATGAATGATACATAATGAAAGTTCCAATGGACCTGAATAACAAGTTAAAAGgtcctaaaaaacaaaaaaaaaaaaaaacagctatTTTCAGGCGATTTTTTAACAATATCTTTTTTCTACCGATTACTAGtatcaaaaatgaaataaaccTAAAACCGGTTCAATTAGTTTGTgtatgaattgaagaaaattgacgtttttttcaaaaagtgtaAATAAGGATGTCGTTTAAAACTGTTCTACATTAGAAACTAATCTGTGAATATGCAgttttcggttttttttttcaaaaggatggcgagggatacaccaatgtttgtttacaagtTGCAAAAATTAGTTGCgaaataaaatgagaaaaaaacagttttcaaaactaaagttttattattgactagatgtcattcttgttaatacttttaTTCCGTATAGACtgcaatgttgaatatatgtaTATCCTCTAACCTAAATCATTAACCAAGTATACGAAAGCAAACTCGCGGGACGGCGTCGCGAGGTGTTTTTAGTTTGGAATAATAATGAACTATATTAACGATGTTTCTGATCATTTTGAGAATTGAAAAGCTGTTTCAACACTAATTTACTTAATACGCTTTAACTAAGCATTAggttaatttgaataacttgACAAATTGCTTGATAATATTCTGGTAATAACGTTTCCAAATTTGTACCGATAAGGGGAATATTGATTACATTTATTGTTCAAACAGCAACACACTGATAATGTGAaccaatacacccgattctgtttttacacggatcttttttacacggccgtgtaaaaaaaaaaatacatacaatatttttgcaaagctgctccattttgcatgattcatcGAGAAATCattgaacttttt comes from Armigeres subalbatus isolate Guangzhou_Male chromosome 2, GZ_Asu_2, whole genome shotgun sequence and encodes:
- the LOC134209082 gene encoding uncharacterized protein LOC134209082, with protein sequence MSVLTTLEKRRINSKWKDDVINISNKIKLKGTEVVLCWVPSHIGIAGNEKADEEAKRALEIERIGSNVMDINEARTIIKNQFNYKWQAEWTSTRNNKLREVKQGVVPYKKAIGKTRKESVILARLRIGHTLLTHKYLLDKEDPPLCRICNNLLTVKHIFVNCLELGRKRQEIGLPDNLKEALADDEEAAGKEFLKEINLLNEI